In Planctomycetaceae bacterium, the following are encoded in one genomic region:
- a CDS encoding DUF1207 domain-containing protein, producing MGHKTKALRGFCRAAVIAVMLGVSAAHGQLPGTADYRTSFPTVSSRQNLPVVGGHAGPTQSYSQTSFEQLFAPEQPGFAAQLNSGLPPGDHVLPDGLLYRSYIAAPHEPRFATVALYDYGAKSWRWDATIGGRVGLFRRDQPEFLNLDAWQIDLEGAALPRLDPQKSMDVESIDYRFGLLWTGKQDNLAFKFGYFHVSSHVGDEYQLKNPTFERINYVRESLILGTSYYPTADWRLYGEAAFAVEYGGGAKPWQFQGGAEYTPQASDPKAGAPFIAVNAHSLESTTRSDKDFVTQERQMKHVPGLPAKFTAQVPPRLSQYVSTTSLPASWSSLARAMAIRMCLRHSG from the coding sequence ATGGGTCACAAAACCAAAGCACTCCGCGGATTCTGCCGCGCCGCTGTGATCGCGGTCATGCTTGGCGTTTCCGCTGCGCACGGGCAATTGCCCGGCACGGCAGATTATCGCACGTCATTCCCGACGGTCAGCAGCCGGCAGAATCTGCCGGTTGTCGGGGGACATGCCGGGCCGACGCAATCCTATTCTCAAACGTCGTTCGAACAGCTCTTCGCTCCCGAACAGCCTGGTTTCGCCGCTCAACTGAACAGCGGACTTCCTCCCGGCGACCATGTCCTGCCGGACGGATTGCTGTACCGGTCCTACATCGCCGCTCCGCATGAACCGCGTTTTGCAACAGTAGCGCTCTACGACTACGGCGCGAAGTCGTGGCGATGGGACGCGACCATCGGCGGGCGAGTCGGTTTGTTTCGCCGCGATCAGCCGGAGTTTCTGAACCTGGATGCATGGCAGATTGATCTGGAAGGGGCCGCACTGCCGAGATTGGATCCGCAAAAGTCCATGGATGTCGAATCCATTGACTATCGCTTCGGACTGCTGTGGACCGGAAAACAGGACAACCTGGCTTTCAAGTTCGGATACTTTCACGTCAGCTCGCACGTCGGGGATGAGTACCAGCTAAAGAACCCGACGTTTGAACGAATCAACTACGTCCGCGAATCACTGATCCTGGGAACGTCGTACTACCCGACTGCTGACTGGCGGCTGTACGGTGAAGCGGCCTTTGCGGTGGAATACGGCGGCGGCGCGAAGCCGTGGCAGTTTCAGGGCGGAGCGGAATACACGCCGCAGGCCAGCGATCCGAAAGCCGGAGCACCCTTCATTGCAGTCAACGCGCATTCGCTGGAGTCAACTACGCGGTCTGACAAAGATTTTGTGACACAGGAACGGCAAATGAAGCATGTTCCGGGGCTGCCGGCGAAATTCACGGCGCAGGTGCCGCCGCGGCTGTCGCAATACGTCAGTACGACTTCGCTGCCTGCGTCCTGGAGTTCTTTGGCGCGGGCAATGGCCATCAGAATGTGCTTGCGCCACAGCGGATAG